The Fragaria vesca subsp. vesca unplaced genomic scaffold, FraVesHawaii_1.0 scf0513036, whole genome shotgun sequence genome segment cgcacccaaAAAGTTTTACTACAATGAGCATCAATTATATCATCAATAAGGTAATCCACAAATTCAAAGTATTCTAACCGACTAATTATTACCCTGTTTATGAAACCGTCTTATCAAAATAGAAATCATTTAATCATAAATATAACAGTTATACCGTCTCAACAACCAAAAGATGCATAATAATTATTCTTAGGTAGCTGCAATGCACATCAGAAAAATTGTTAGCATTCAACATTTCCTTTAATAGATCGAGCAAATTATATCTTGAATTAACTAGTTCTCCAATCTACCCTTGTGCCATACCTATAAATGACATggtaaattttaaaaaaattagggtATTTGATGCATATGATGCATTTCCAAAGTAAATGAAGAAAGGACATCATAGTAAATTGTGAATGATGGGTTAAATTGACGGTAAATATACCATATTAGTTTTTCTTTCGTTAAGTGGGGTCATTAACCATCTGGACGAGTCTCGTCTCTTGTATAGCTTTAGGCTATccgtttttgttttgaagcaGAGTAACGGCAAAACCTTATGATTATATTTTGGGCTTTTCCTTACCTGGCGAATACACCACCTTTTTAAACGCCTAGCTTCCTCACcccctctccctccctccctccctccttcCATCCATCCATACATCCTCTATATTTCTCGATCTTTGTCTCTTGCtctgattttttcttttgtgtctCTAGAAACTAAAGCTCTATCTCGGTCGGTGTTTGTGGATAGAAACCATGTTTAAACCAGATTCAGGAGCAGGAGCTTCAAATGGGGTTTTATGGGCAAACCAGTCGTGGGCTAATTTGTCCAATTCTACTGATAAATTTTTGTTGAACTCCAATTCTGAGAATTCAGCTGGTGGTGGCGATGAGGGGAAGGATAAAttagagaaggagaaagaaattATAGATAGAGAAGATCAAGTGCAACCAGAGTTAGAGCCGGAGGCTGCTCTCGGTAAGAAAACTTTGGCTAAGAAGCGAGGTGGCCGAGTTAGTGGTAGCAGTTTCAAGAGGTATAACGGGAAGGCTATCAAGGAAAAGGGAAAAGCGAGTAGTGAAGAGGTGgtgaaagaaggaagaagggGCAGTGATTCTGAGGATGATCATGAGTTGCATATATACACCGAAAgggaaaggaggaagaagatgaggaacaTGTTTGCCAACCTTCATGCTTTGCTTCCTCAACTTCCTTCTaaggtaattttttatattacaTATCTATATGAGTTGCGGTTTTTAATTAAACCAATTATTGCATGTCACTCTCGCTTCTCGTATGAATGTTCGTTTCGATCTCTTTATCTAATCTCTCTCTTAAGTGTTTGAAAAACTTCGGTCTTGGGAGATCAAAGAGCCCCAAATTCTATATTTTGTATCCCCTCAGGTAAATGAAACTTGTATTAGCGTTTTCTTTTGCATACAATAAGGAGATAATATGaaaagtttgttttctctttctcaattttcttGTATTCCCATCTAGCACTTTCAGATGAGAGGTTtacatgttttaatttttgatttcttataGCTTCCACAACTCTTGTCTGAGGTagtcaagattcaagctatAACCACAACTTCTTTACAATTCAATGTTAttgcatctctctctctctcNTCNNACNCCANCNATNANNTCANNANCATCNACTANCNCNTNCTNTATNTNTACCTACTATNTATAACCGGTCGTAAccttactactactactactactactacttactactactactactactactactactactactactactactactactactacttctctctctctctctctctctctctctctctctctctctctctctctctctctctctctctctctctctctctctctctctctctcatgagTCTGTTCTCTATTGTATTCTGGtcaagttttgatctttatgGAAAAAGAGACAAGCCTTTATATTAAATTGTGTTTCCCTTTAGGTAAATCAAGCAATCATAAGCCTTTGTGCTTATACTTGGCATTTAAAGCGAGAGCTTTACTTTTCCCCCTTGATTTTCTCCTTTTAAGTTTGTGGCTTTTTGAAGAGAGATATGCATATCTTATTAATGATTTTTGGGCCACATGAATCTATTTTAGTTAACTTTCAACCTGACttcaacacatatatagatatatcaaTTCATGAGGAGATTGAACCTCTGGTTGCATGAATTACTTAATTCtagtttataatattttgtcaAGGATGGATCTCTTTGTTTTAAGATCAATTTTTGCCATTAGTTGATTGTGCTCTTTTACTTGAgttaaataaatttattaggggagtcaaaaataataatattgtaGGTAATGCTAGCTAGTACAACCATGTGCTAGTAGagttcttaaaaaataaaactaaaacaattatAAACCCAAATTCTTTAAAATTTAGATTTAATGCGCATatagtttcaactttcaacagTGCGTGTCAGTATAAATGTAGTAATCTAATCTAATTTGATATTAATCGTTCTTATTTGACCAACTACAGGCTGACAAATCCACAATTGTTGATGAAGCGGTCACCTACATAAAAAGGCTTGAAATCACTCTTCAAtccctacaacaacaaaagaggGAGAGGATGCGAAGCCTCCCAAATAGCACTATGGTCAATTACAACCACACACCAATACTTATGAACTCACAAAATGTGGTCTATGACTCAAGAGAGGGTATCCTACCTTCACATGTCTCTTCCAGTAACTTGGTCGATGcttctactactactactactactgcaAACGGATTCAACATCATTCCTGATTTCAATCCTTTGAACAATTCATTCTCAACCAACTCACTTTCTCCCGAACCTGTAGTGTTTAAAACATGGACTTCACCTAATGTCGTGTTGAACATGTGCCGAAATGAAGCACAAATTAGTGTGTGCACCCCAAAGAAGCCTGGCATATTTTCCCAGATTTGCTACATTTTGGAGAATTACAAGCTTGTAATGGTAACAGCTCATATTAACTCAGACTCTCATCGCAGTATGTACATGATCCAAGCACAGGTAAAAATTAGTAATTTCCTAATTAAATTCTCACGTCTACTATCATTATAATAACTCTAAGAAACTGCTACAATTTACATGATTTTGGttagttttttaatttctatagaTGATGAACAactctttttttggtttagtaAAGGGGAGAGAGGTAAAGCACAGGTAAAAATTAGTAATATCCTAATTAAATTCTCACATCTACTATCATTATAATAACTCTAAGGTACTCGTACAATTTACATGATTTTGGTTAGTTTCTTAATTTCTATAGATGATGAACCACTAATTTTGGTTCAAGgtaagggggggggggggggggggaggggggaggagagagagagagagagtagtagtagtagtagttcgTTTGGTTACGTaggtaagtaagtaagtaagtacgactaattaattaattattattattataataataataactaattattaattaNGNGTGTAGTATATATTTAGTGTTNTNTNNANANANNATAGAGAGTATATGTCGTAGTAAGTAAAGAACGTACTTTATTAAGTTAGTACGGTAAACGTAAAAGAAACTAGTACTAATAACGTAGTTAGTTAGTTTACGTAGAGTTAGGTTTAcggtttttactttttaaccTTTTAACGTTTAACGTTAagtttaggtttagggtttagggtttggttagGTTAGGTTAAGGTTAAGGGTAAAGGGTAAAGGTAACGTCTAACCTAAACCTAAAACCGTAAAAGTTAAGGTTAGTTATTTTAGTTTACTTTTACGTTTAACGTTAAGGTTAAGTTAAGTTAAAAACGAAAAAACGTAAAAACGTAACGTAAGAAAACGTTAAAAACGTTAAAAACTTTAAAGTTAAGTAACGGTAACGTAAACTTAAACTTTAAACTTTAACTTTATTTACTACTACTATAACTTATATAGTAGTTACTTACTTTACTTTATTAgtttacgttacgttacgttacgttacgttaccgTTAACGTTAACCCCGTTAACCCGGTTTACCGGTTAACGGTTACGTTAcggttacgtacgtacgttacgtacgtagttagttagttacgttagttagtagtagtagtagtacgtacgtacgtagtgtAGNGNGGGNGGGGGGagggggaggagagagagagagagagattaggcTAGATTGGTTCTTGAAGTTAGAGAAATTAGGCCAGatttaaatatattattgtaaCAATTATAACGAAAATCTATTTTTAAGATGAGTGTTGAGAACTTTAATGGTTTAGTACTTTCTGATACAAATAGCATTCAAGAGGGATTAATAGTGGCTTGTAGAAAAGACGTTCAATTTAATGCGTAGAAAAATAGCTAGATACAGAGTTTATGGTCAGAGTTGTTCTTATTCTAGTATATTGGGAGTTTGTGGATTATGGGAAGAAAGTGCATACCAACAAAGTGATGATTTTATCTTACTTAAGGTGTTATGAAAAAAAACATGACAGGAAAAAACCTTAAATTTATAGGTGAACAACGTAATTTAACCTTAGTTTTATCAATTCAGATAACTTGATGAATTCCTTATTATGTTCCTTATGCTGATTTTACATTTCATTAAATGCAAATTAGCTAACTTATGTATCAATTTATACTTACCTGATGTGTTATCTTACAGCCAAGTAGCGCTTCTGATAATCAGCTTCTGGACATGTTTCCAGCAGAGGAAATATTCAAGCAAGCTGTGACAGAGATAAATTTGTGTGTCGTCTCCAGCTTTTAATTTTTCGATTATCAAGCTGCGGTATTTGCACACATGGACAAATACTGGACCCAGAAATTCAATCTTGATAAAGTGTTTCTGATTCATAGATAGCCCAagagttgttttattttgcttccaatactataatatatgtattacctttaaattttctttttcgatcTGCTTCAATGATGTCTCAATCTGCGGTAAGATAGTTTGCACACATGGATAGAAAATGGACCCAAAAATTCAAACTCTCCAAAGTGTTTATCATTTATGGATTGCCCAAgagttgttattttgtttgcaGTACTATGTTATATGTATTACCTTGAAATTTGCATTTTTGATCCGCTTTATTGTGTATCTACAATAAGCTAGCTATCTTATTCGTCAGTTTTAATACTTTGTAATTGATCTTAAATGAAATATGTCTAGCGCTTGCTTGAATGTGTTATTCTCTTTAACAAGTCCCAACTAAATAGAGAGTTGCATGTTGATTCAAGGATTGTGCCATCTCCTTTGTGCTTGAAATACACACAACTGGTTGTTTCGATCTCGGTGATTAACAATGGAGAATGTTGGGATCCATTTGGATCAGCTCGATATTCTTTGGTGGATGTGAAAGTGTGACGTCTCTGATACCTACGGCTAATGTCATTGATTGGCATCTCTAGGCCAATGATGGTGAAGGCTCTGATCTATGTTGCGTCGTGGGAACTGATGACGTCGTGCTCACTGCTTTTGGGCCTTTTGGCTGGTGCTCATGGTGTGCAAGACTGGCGGCTAGTCCTCTTCTGCTTTCTAGTAAACACATCGGCTACAAGGGTGGTGAAACAACTACAAAAGATGGTGTTCTTTCGCCTTGTACTCGCTCTTTTTGGGCTTGGTGTCTTTTTGggctttcaattttttttagggtaACCGAGAGCAGGACAAACATATTCCCACTCGTTAGTTTTTTGACAAAgtaaaaattatacaaaaagagATGAAGGACCAAGTCAAAACCAACCCCaaagatgaaacaaaaaactatCTCAAGAAGGAACACACTAGTAAGCTCCTAACAAAATAGGAACAAGCATACAAAAGAAGATGGAACAATACATAATAGCAAAGCAACATTACAAGtaccaaaatcagaaatacCTTCATCTATAAGTAGGCCAAGATATAATGTCACGACCAAAAGAATGAATAAGGAATTGAGGCAATACGTCTCAATCATTACGGCCATCAATCAAAAGCACCATAATTCGCCAACACAGCAGTCGGGCCATTACCATCTTGAAGAATATGGGTAACACAcatttactatatactaaagttGAGTTACTGTAGCTAAGCTTTTTGAGATTATTTACGTTATTGCCATAACGGGCCACTCAGCccttatttgttgttttgggcCTTATTTGTTCTTTCATCGCTCTATTCTTTTCtcactttcttcttgttttttttcccaagaAATTCTCACACACTGCACAGCAGCCTGCCACCTCTGTAGCTGagttttcttcattgttttttcaGAAATTGATTTCTCCAGAAATTGACacaatagagagagagagagagcagaagaAAGACTGAATCGGCTGGAAACTGAAAAGTGTACTCCTCTTCAAACGTTTGGGATTTCGGAAGTGCATGATCTTGTCTCTCAGGTAAGTCACATCCCTTTTCCCTTTTGGTTTCTAAGGATTCAGTTTCAGAGAACAGTGCAGTCTTAATCACCAATTTAACTAAATACTAAGCGGCCTGGCGCCGCCTTACTGTTCCCGTGAACAATNNNNNNNNNNNNNNNNNNNNNNNNNNNNNNNNNNNNNNNNNNNNNNNNNNNNNNNNNNNNNNNNNNNNNNNNNNNNNNNNNNNNNNNNNNNNNNNNNNNNNNNNNNNNNNNNNNNNNNNNNNNNNNNNNNNNNNNNNNNNNNNNNNNNNNNNNNNNNNNNNNNNNNNNNNNNNNNNNNNNNNNNNNNNNNNNNNNNNNNNNNNNNNNNNNNNNNNNNNNNNNNNNNNNNNNNNNNNNNNNNNNNNNNNNNNNNNNNNNNNNNNNNNNNNNNNNNNNNNNNNNNNNNNNNNNNNNNNNNNNNNNNNNNNNNNNNNNNNNNNNNNNNNNNNNNNNNNNNNNNNNNNNNNNNNNNNNNNNNNNNNNNNNNNNNNNNNNNNNNNNNNNNNNNNNNNNNNNNNNNNNNNNNNNNNNNNNNNNNNNNNNNNNNNNNNNNNNNNNNNNNNNNNNNNNNNNNNNNNNNNNNNNNNNNNNNNNNNNNNNNNNNNNNNNNNNNNNNNNNNNNNNNNNNNNNNNNNNNNNNNNNNNNNNNNNNNNNNNNNNNNNNNNNNNNNNNNNNNNNNNNNNNNNNNNNNNNNNNNNNNNNNNNNNNNNNNNNNNNNNNNNNNNNNNNNNNNNNNNNNNNNNNNNNNNNNNNNNNNNNNNNNNNNNNNNNNNNNNNNNNNNNNNNNNNNNNNNNNNNNNNNNNNNNNNNNNNNNNNNNNNNNNNNNNNNNNNNNNNNNNNNNNNNNNNNNNNNNNNNNNNNNNNNNNNNNNNNNNNNNNNNNNNNNNNNNNNNNNNNNNNNNNNNNNNNNNNNNNNNNNNNNNNNNNNNNNNNNNNNNNNNNNNNNNNNNNNNNNNNNNNNNNNNNNNNNNNNNNNNNNNNNNNNNNNNNNNNNNNNNNNNNNNNNNNNNNNNNNNNNNNNNNNNNNNNNNNNNNNNNNNNNNNNNNNNNNNNNNNNNNNNNNNNNNNNNNNNNNNNNNNNNNNNNNNNNNNNNNNNNNNNNNNNNNNNNNNNNNNNNNNNNNNNNNNNNNNNNNNNNNNNNNNNNNNNNNNNNNNNNNNNNNNNNNNNNNNNNNNNNNNNNNNNNNNNNNNNNNNNNNNNNNNNNNNNNNNNNNNNNNNNNNNNNNNNNNNNNNNNNNNNNNNNNNNNNNNNNNNNNNNNNNNNNNNNNNNNNNNNNNNNNNNNNNNNNNNNNNNNNNNNNNNNNNNNNNNNNNNNNNNNNNNNNNNNNNNNNNNNNNNNNNNNNNNNNNNNNNNNNNNNNNNNNNNNNNNNNNNNNNNNNNNNNNNNNNNNNNNNNNNNNNNNNNNNNNNNNNNNNNNNNNNNNNNNNNNNNNNNNNNNNNNNNNNNNNNNNNNNNNNNNNNNNNNNNNNNNNNNNNNNNNNNNNNNNNNNNNNNNNNNNNNNNNNNNNNNNNNNNNNNNNNNNNNNNNNNNNNNNNNNNNNNNNNNNNNNNNNNNNNNNNNNNNNNNNNNNNNNNNNNNNNNNNNNNNNNNNNNNNNNNNNNNNNNNNNNNNNNNNNNNNNNNNNNNNNNNNNNNNNNNNNNNNNNNNNNNNNNNNNNNNNNNNNNNNNNNNNNNNNNNNNNNNNNNNNNNNNNNNNNNNNNNNNNNNNNNNNNNNNNNNNNNNNNNNNNNNNNNNNNNNNNNNNNNNNNNNNNNNNNNNNNNNNNNNNNNNNNNNNNNNNNNNNNNNNNNNNNNNNNNNNNNNNNNNNNNNNNNNNNNNNNNNNNNNNNNNNNNNNNNNNNNNNNNNNNNNNNNNNNNNNNNNNNNNNNNNNNNNNNNNNNNNNNNNNNNNNNNNNNNNNNNNNNNNNNNNNNNNNNNNNNNNNNNNNNNNNNNNNNNNNNNNNNNNNNNNNNNNNNNNNNNNNNNNNNNNNNNNNNNNNNNNNNNNNNNNNNNNNNNNNNNNNNNNNNNNNNNNNNNNNNNNNNNNNNNNNNNNNNNNNNNNNNNNNNNNNNNNNNNNNNNNNNNNNNNNNNNNNNNNNNNNNNNNNNNNNNNNNNNNNNNNNNNNNNNNNNNNNNNNNNNNNNNNNNNNNNNNNNNNNNNNNNNNNNNNNNNNNNNNNNNNNNNNNNNNNNNNNNNNNNNNNNNNNNNNNNNNNNNNNNNNNNNNNNNNNNNNNNNNNNNNNNNNNNNNNNNNNNNNNNNNNNNNNNNNNNNNNNNNNNNNNNNNNNNNNNNNNNNNNNNNNNNNNNNNNNNNNNNNNNNNNNNNNNNNNNNNNNNNNNNNNNNNNNNNNNNNNNNNNNNNNNNNNNNNNNNNNNNNNNNNNNNNNNNNNNNNNNNNNNNNNNNNNNNNNNNNNNNNNNNNNNNNNNNNNNNNNNNNNNNNNNNNNNNNN includes the following:
- the LOC101306487 gene encoding transcription factor bHLH95-like gives rise to the protein MFKPDSGAGASNGVLWANQSWANLSNSTDKFLLNSNSENSAGGGDEGKDKLEKEKEIIDREDQVQPELEPEAALGKKTLAKKRGGRVSGSSFKRYNGKAIKEKGKASSEEVVKEGRRGSDSEDDHELHIYTERERRKKMRNMFANLHALLPQLPSKADKSTIVDEAVTYIKRLEITLQSLQQQKRERMRSLPNSTMVNYNHTPILMNSQNVVYDSREGILPSHVSSSNLVDASTTTTTTANGFNIIPDFNPLNNSFSTNSLSPEPVVFKTWTSPNVVLNMCRNEA